One region of Pseudoalteromonas galatheae genomic DNA includes:
- the flgK gene encoding flagellar hook-associated protein FlgK, whose translation MSFDLLNIGAAGVRANSELLQTTSKNIANLNTKGYIRERTEHGTMIGGMVGRGETVRLINQFAQQQLNRDISNQSYYEQFVTEASRVDTLFAQDSNSLSKSINSMFNNLQSAINLPSSTTNRSLFMTGAQGLVDQMDRLSGIVVDQNSIVNEQLDIFSEEANNLVQKISELNKQVASKSALNLNNVDHSVLNERDQAIKELAELVDIETLDGENGEKLVFLGTGDALVMQGGAFNLFAMKGNPDPNHKELTLDIKDKNVVQLELDSGSLKGKIGGLLAFRDEVLIPAQNQLGQIGLALADAFNQQNRLGMDLDGNIGGDLFKIPTVGGFAYSENTGTAALTATLEPGRGNELPATDFQVTYTSATTVEITAVDAKGNPIGTPTTGNIAGGVITGTGDYFGLQMNVTGSGATGDRFLVKLNQQASTGLELATQRPEALALASPIRTEKSADNNGTATISAGVVTDTDPATSAFTAGTPPTLNDGPYTLTKTANANEYTLTSNSGTTHTFTAPADGKDILSTVGAAPAPFDNLGFTFDIEGTPNTGDSFEISFNTGGFDDNRNGAALDGLKSSDLVRQNLESTGSTESHKTFNEAYADIVTGVGVITNQAKTNGAAFEALANQSSAWFESLSGVNLDEEAANLLRFQQSYSASAQVISAARTVFDTLLSAAR comes from the coding sequence ATGTCATTTGATCTATTAAATATTGGTGCGGCAGGGGTTAGGGCTAACTCCGAGTTACTACAAACCACCAGTAAAAACATTGCTAACCTAAATACCAAAGGGTATATCCGTGAACGGACTGAGCACGGAACAATGATAGGTGGCATGGTTGGTCGTGGTGAAACGGTGCGTTTGATCAACCAGTTCGCGCAGCAGCAACTGAATCGTGATATTTCCAATCAGTCTTACTATGAGCAGTTTGTCACTGAGGCAAGTCGCGTTGATACATTATTTGCACAAGACTCGAATAGCCTGAGCAAGAGTATCAACTCGATGTTTAATAATTTACAAAGCGCGATTAACTTGCCTTCGTCGACAACTAACCGATCTCTATTCATGACGGGCGCTCAAGGTCTTGTCGATCAAATGGATAGATTGTCAGGTATTGTTGTTGATCAAAACAGTATCGTGAATGAGCAATTGGATATTTTCTCAGAAGAAGCTAATAACCTTGTTCAAAAAATCAGTGAATTGAATAAACAAGTGGCGAGTAAGTCAGCGCTCAATCTTAATAATGTCGATCACAGCGTGCTTAATGAGCGCGATCAAGCAATTAAGGAGCTTGCTGAGCTTGTAGATATAGAAACACTCGACGGTGAAAATGGCGAGAAGCTCGTATTTTTAGGCACTGGGGACGCGCTTGTGATGCAAGGTGGCGCTTTTAATTTATTTGCGATGAAAGGCAACCCAGATCCCAACCATAAAGAGCTAACTCTAGATATTAAAGATAAAAATGTTGTGCAACTTGAGTTAGATAGCGGCAGTTTGAAAGGCAAAATCGGCGGGTTACTGGCATTTAGAGATGAAGTGTTGATCCCGGCACAGAACCAACTAGGTCAAATTGGCCTCGCATTAGCAGATGCTTTTAATCAGCAAAATAGATTGGGAATGGACTTAGATGGCAACATAGGGGGAGACTTATTTAAGATCCCTACCGTGGGCGGCTTTGCTTACAGCGAGAATACAGGCACCGCAGCGCTTACGGCAACACTTGAGCCTGGACGCGGCAATGAGTTGCCAGCTACTGACTTCCAAGTTACTTATACCAGCGCAACAACCGTTGAAATAACAGCTGTAGACGCCAAAGGCAATCCTATCGGTACTCCAACGACTGGTAATATCGCAGGAGGAGTCATCACGGGAACAGGTGATTATTTTGGCTTACAAATGAACGTAACGGGTAGTGGTGCAACAGGTGATAGATTTCTTGTAAAATTAAATCAACAGGCTTCAACCGGGTTGGAGCTTGCAACTCAACGACCAGAAGCACTTGCATTAGCGTCACCAATTCGCACTGAAAAATCAGCAGACAATAATGGTACGGCGACCATTTCAGCTGGAGTCGTCACTGATACCGATCCTGCGACCAGTGCGTTTACGGCGGGAACGCCGCCAACCTTGAATGATGGTCCATATACTCTGACTAAAACCGCTAACGCTAACGAATATACATTGACCAGTAATTCAGGTACAACGCATACCTTTACCGCTCCTGCCGATGGCAAAGATATACTTTCCACAGTGGGAGCTGCGCCAGCACCTTTTGACAATCTTGGTTTCACGTTCGATATCGAGGGGACACCGAATACCGGTGATAGTTTTGAAATTAGCTTTAACACTGGTGGCTTTGATGACAACCGTAATGGTGCAGCGCTTGATGGTCTGAAATCATCTGATTTAGTTAGACAAAATCTAGAGTCTACAGGTAGTACCGAAAGCCATAAAACCTTTAATGAGGCGTATGCCGATATTGTCACCGGGGTAGGAGTTATTACCAATCAAGCGAAAACTAATGGCGCGGCATTCGAAGCGCTAGCCAATCAGTCAAGCGCATGGTTTGAGTCTCTATCGGGTGTAAATCTAGATGAAGAGGCAGCCAATTTGTTACGTTTTCAACAATCTTACTCGGCTTCTGCGCAAGTCATTTCAGCAGCAAGAACCGTGTTCGATACCTTATTAAGTGCAGCGAGGTAA
- a CDS encoding flagellin N-terminal helical domain-containing protein, translating to MALYVNTNVSSLNAQRQLMNSGNALDTSFKRLSSGFRINSAADDAAGLQISDRLTSQINGLNQGNRNANDGISLAQTAEGAMDEVTSMFQRMRTLAQQASNGSNTDEDRLAIQEEIRSLASEVNRVAKDTTFGGQNLLDGSYEANFQVGADAVQTIGFSMKSVGSSANGSNSLTANGGFTMSGIAGIASAVTGKTMSTLAAGISNVGTGVTEATAGFTNMAATIISVSSQENAQQVLAAMDSMIAVVDKKRAELGAVQNRFQSTIRNQSNIQENLSAAKSRVKDTDFAQETASLTKMQILQQASQTILSQANQRPQAALSLLG from the coding sequence ATGGCACTTTATGTAAATACTAACGTAAGTTCATTGAACGCACAAAGACAATTAATGAATTCTGGTAACGCACTAGATACCTCATTTAAGCGTCTATCTTCAGGCTTTCGTATCAACAGCGCTGCTGATGATGCTGCAGGCCTACAAATTTCAGACCGTTTGACTTCACAAATCAATGGTCTTAACCAAGGTAACCGTAACGCGAATGACGGTATCTCTCTTGCACAAACTGCAGAGGGGGCGATGGACGAAGTAACTTCAATGTTCCAACGCATGCGTACCCTAGCTCAACAAGCTTCAAACGGCTCGAATACTGATGAAGACAGATTGGCGATTCAAGAAGAAATCCGCTCTTTAGCATCAGAAGTTAACCGTGTAGCAAAAGATACAACTTTTGGTGGACAAAACTTACTAGATGGTTCATACGAGGCTAACTTCCAAGTCGGTGCAGATGCTGTACAGACAATTGGTTTCAGTATGAAAAGCGTCGGTTCGTCTGCGAATGGGTCCAACTCTTTGACAGCAAATGGTGGCTTCACAATGTCTGGTATCGCGGGTATCGCTTCCGCAGTAACTGGCAAAACAATGTCAACCCTTGCTGCTGGTATTAGTAACGTTGGCACCGGTGTTACAGAAGCGACAGCTGGTTTCACCAACATGGCAGCTACCATCATCAGTGTATCGTCACAGGAAAATGCACAACAAGTGTTAGCTGCGATGGATTCAATGATTGCAGTAGTTGATAAAAAACGAGCTGAGCTTGGTGCGGTACAAAACCGGTTCCAATCAACTATTCGTAACCAATCGAATATTCAGGAAAACTTATCAGCTGCAAAATCTCGAGTGAAAGATACTGACTTTGCTCAAGAAACAGCAAGCTTGACTAAAATGCAGATTCTACAGCAGGCAAGCCAAACAATCTTAAGTCAGGCTAACCAACGTCCTCAAGCTGCATTAAGTCTACTAGGATAA
- the flgL gene encoding flagellar hook-associated protein FlgL: MRLSQNQIFNSNLNSILRNQQDVNKATQQLNTQKRVLSASDDASATARAMLFDDRIQANDQFTKNLTMLSSRLDTQESVLENIKTAIDSAYTKSIQAGNGGLSDVDRQAIADELESIQDTILDLMNSKSEDGKFIFSGYQDNTQTYSFDSATGKYVYNGDQGQHKIKVSEGVEIRSSDNGFDVFESAEKRLNITSNTGVVSGGITSASVYVDEQGVFDEFHKANYNADPSAPAGANTFDLVVTAGTPNTYQLEQGGTVISTGTAEGGTIKVAGMEFDFAGAAPGQISFDLEKPQKENILNTLESMITSLRDPSIIGDDYKQVLADGITGLDNAKIKISQGQAGLGGRLNAAKLVSDANSDLDVDNKANKAALIEVDFYSAISELTKHETALQASQATFGRLTNLSLLDYIR, translated from the coding sequence ATGCGTTTATCTCAAAATCAAATTTTTAATTCAAATCTCAATTCTATTTTGCGTAATCAGCAAGATGTGAACAAAGCAACACAGCAGCTGAACACGCAAAAGCGGGTATTGAGTGCTTCTGATGATGCTTCAGCGACTGCTAGAGCGATGCTTTTTGACGACCGGATCCAAGCAAACGATCAGTTTACTAAGAATTTGACTATGCTGTCTTCGAGATTAGACACTCAAGAGTCAGTACTCGAAAATATTAAAACGGCCATTGATAGCGCTTATACCAAGTCGATACAGGCCGGTAATGGCGGGTTATCTGATGTTGACCGTCAAGCAATCGCTGATGAGCTAGAGTCAATCCAAGATACTATTTTGGATTTAATGAACTCAAAAAGTGAAGATGGTAAGTTTATATTTTCCGGCTATCAAGATAATACGCAAACCTATAGCTTTGACTCAGCTACTGGAAAGTACGTATATAACGGTGACCAAGGACAGCATAAAATAAAAGTTTCTGAGGGCGTCGAAATACGCTCAAGTGATAACGGTTTTGATGTATTTGAAAGTGCAGAGAAGCGACTGAATATTACTTCAAATACAGGTGTGGTTTCTGGTGGTATTACATCGGCCTCCGTGTACGTGGACGAACAAGGGGTTTTTGATGAGTTTCACAAGGCAAATTACAACGCGGATCCTAGTGCGCCTGCAGGTGCAAATACCTTTGACCTAGTGGTGACAGCCGGGACACCAAATACTTATCAGCTTGAGCAGGGGGGCACGGTTATTTCAACTGGTACTGCAGAAGGCGGAACTATTAAAGTCGCTGGTATGGAGTTTGACTTTGCTGGTGCTGCGCCAGGCCAAATAAGCTTTGACTTGGAGAAGCCCCAAAAGGAAAACATTCTAAATACATTAGAATCCATGATTACGTCATTGAGAGACCCCAGTATTATAGGGGATGATTATAAGCAGGTACTAGCTGATGGTATTACGGGCTTAGATAATGCCAAGATTAAAATATCGCAGGGACAAGCGGGGCTTGGTGGTAGGTTAAACGCCGCAAAGCTTGTATCTGATGCAAATTCAGACTTAGATGTTGATAATAAGGCAAATAAGGCAGCTTTGATTGAGGTCGACTTCTACTCTGCGATCTCTGAGCTCACTAAACATGAAACTGCACTGCAGGCTTCTCAGGCAACCTTTGGCCGCCTAACTAACCTCTCGCTATTAGACTATATTCGTTAA
- a CDS encoding flagellin N-terminal helical domain-containing protein, whose protein sequence is MALYVNTNVSAINAQRQLTNSGNELDTSFKRLSSGLRINSAADDAAGLQISDRLNSQIMGLEQGNRNANDGISLAQTAEGAMDEITSMFQRIRTLAQQAANGSNTDEDRLAIQEEIRQLSAEVNRVATDTTFGGQNLLDGTYSANFQVGADAVQTIGFSMKEVGSTANGDNSMTTNGGFTMSGIAGIASAVSGKGMSVLAAGISNIGTGVTETTAGFTNMAATVISVSSQENAQQVLAAMDAMIAVVDKKRAELGAVQNRFQSTIRNQSNVSENLNSAKSRVKDADFALETAKLTKNQILQQASQTILGQANQRPQAALSLLQG, encoded by the coding sequence ATGGCTTTATATGTAAATACCAATGTCAGTGCAATTAATGCACAAAGACAATTGACTAATTCAGGTAATGAACTAGATACTTCATTCAAGCGTCTATCTTCTGGTCTGCGGATAAACAGCGCTGCTGATGATGCTGCAGGTTTACAGATATCCGACCGATTAAATTCACAGATCATGGGGCTTGAACAAGGTAACCGTAATGCGAATGACGGTATTTCTCTTGCTCAAACAGCTGAAGGTGCGATGGACGAAATCACCTCTATGTTTCAGCGAATTAGGACGCTCGCGCAACAGGCAGCCAACGGCTCTAATACTGATGAAGACCGTTTGGCGATCCAAGAAGAGATTCGTCAGCTATCAGCTGAAGTAAATCGTGTCGCGACTGACACGACATTCGGTGGTCAAAACTTGCTTGATGGAACCTACTCTGCAAATTTCCAAGTAGGTGCTGATGCTGTTCAAACTATTGGCTTTAGTATGAAAGAGGTCGGGTCTACAGCTAATGGTGATAACTCCATGACTACCAACGGTGGTTTTACTATGTCTGGAATAGCAGGGATTGCGTCTGCGGTTTCAGGTAAAGGGATGTCAGTGTTGGCTGCTGGCATTAGTAATATTGGCACCGGAGTAACAGAAACGACTGCCGGTTTTACTAACATGGCTGCAACTGTGATTAGTGTTTCATCGCAAGAAAATGCACAACAAGTGCTCGCAGCGATGGACGCAATGATAGCTGTAGTGGATAAAAAACGTGCAGAGCTGGGTGCTGTTCAAAACCGCTTTCAGTCGACTATTCGAAATCAATCGAACGTATCTGAAAATCTAAACTCAGCTAAATCGCGAGTAAAAGACGCGGACTTTGCTTTAGAAACAGCAAAGTTAACGAAGAATCAAATTTTACAACAAGCTAGCCAAACTATATTAGGTCAAGCAAATCAACGGCCTCAAGCAGCTTTAAGTCTACTACAAGGCTAA